A genomic stretch from Hymenobacter psoromatis includes:
- a CDS encoding GNAT family acetyltransferase produces MHQLHLLNSTLADVDEIFRLYQVATDYQKTKPNSVIWLGFERSLVEQEIREKRQWKLLINGVIACVWATTDDDPEIWEERNADPAVYIHRIATNPDFRGQDLVAKIVTWAISYARQNGKKYVRLDTVGDNQGLIRHYTSCGFTYLGLVKLKNTAALPTHYQNSTVSLFELPVGG; encoded by the coding sequence ATGCACCAGCTACACTTATTGAATAGTACGCTCGCTGATGTTGACGAGATTTTCAGGCTGTATCAGGTTGCTACCGATTATCAAAAAACCAAGCCGAACTCAGTTATTTGGCTGGGCTTTGAGCGGTCGCTGGTGGAGCAGGAAATTCGGGAAAAGCGGCAGTGGAAATTGCTTATTAACGGCGTCATTGCCTGCGTTTGGGCAACTACTGACGACGACCCCGAAATTTGGGAAGAACGCAATGCTGACCCCGCTGTGTATATCCACCGCATTGCGACTAATCCCGATTTTCGAGGCCAGGATTTAGTAGCAAAAATTGTGACCTGGGCGATTAGCTACGCGCGGCAGAACGGCAAAAAATACGTGCGCCTCGATACCGTTGGTGACAATCAAGGACTTATCCGACATTATACCTCCTGTGGATTTACGTATTTGGGTTTGGTTAAGCTTAAAAATACGGCGGCTTTGCCAACGCATTATCAGAATTCTACCGTCAGCTTATTTGAGTTGCCGGTGGGAGGGTAG
- a CDS encoding tRNA-specific adenosine deaminase, translating into MREAIRLSLSNMQAGFGGPFGAVVVKDGQIIARGFNQVTSTNDPTCHAEVDAIRKACQVLGSFQLDGCDLYTSCEPCPMCLGAIYWARPARVFYANTKADAAAIGFDDQFIYDEIEKPLAERTLPIQQLLREEALVSFEAWAAKTRKTAY; encoded by the coding sequence ATGCGCGAGGCCATTCGCCTGTCGCTCTCCAACATGCAGGCCGGTTTTGGCGGTCCGTTTGGTGCTGTCGTCGTCAAAGACGGCCAGATAATCGCCCGCGGCTTCAACCAGGTCACCAGCACCAACGACCCGACCTGCCACGCCGAGGTCGATGCCATTCGCAAGGCGTGCCAGGTGCTGGGCTCCTTTCAGCTCGACGGCTGCGACCTCTACACCAGCTGCGAGCCGTGCCCTATGTGCCTGGGTGCCATCTACTGGGCGCGCCCGGCGCGCGTGTTTTATGCCAACACCAAGGCCGACGCGGCAGCCATCGGCTTCGACGACCAGTTCATCTACGATGAGATTGAGAAGCCCCTGGCCGAGCGCACGCTGCCCATACAGCAGCTCTTGCGCGAAGAAGCCCTCGTATCATTCGAAGCATGGGCAGCAAAGACCAGGAAAACTGCGTATTGA